AGCCTGAAGAAAGTGAGCCGAGCTCTGAGGCCTTATCTAGTGTGATTGTCTTTTTTGCAGCTGCAGCCACTTGGGGAATGCTAATGCCTGCCTCATTGATGAATCCGCCTGGTGACGTCACATCTGAGAGCTTGATTTTTAAGTTGCCCTTTTGAGCTAGTGTAACCTGCTTCTTATGGATCCCTATTATCGCTGGGGTTTCTGAGGGCAGGGAGGTGCTGTGGAGTTTGGGGATGAAAGTGCCAATTCTAGCCGGCATTGTGGATGTGCTGCAAGACGAGGCTACAGCAGGCGAAGATGTAATATTGGAACTGGTGTCAGGGGACACCATAGGGATGTTCAGAGGACTGTGGTCTCGCAGGGTCTGAGAGGAGCTGTTAAGGTGTGGGGCTGCTTTGACTGTTTTCTCTTGGTCCTTTGTCAAAGCAGTGGGTCTGGCCTCTCCCGGTGGCTTTGTCACAGAGGCTTCCTCTGTTTCGGGTGCATCCAAATCAATGATTTCAGAGGGCTTGCACTTTTTGATGGCGTCCGTTTTGGACACAAACATAATGTCATCGTCTGAGTCCTGATCCGTACTTCGGTCAGTCTGGTTGAACTCCTCTGCAGACAGTGAAAAGGACTCTGTGATAATGGGCATCGTTGGCTCTGTACTGTTTTTGTCCACAGAGCTCACCTCATTGTTTTCCGCGTCTTTGGACAGGCCAGGTAGGCCCTTGACTTGTGAGAGCGGTACACCTAGATTCGCAATGAACTTCACCCCCAACATCTGCCCAGCATTGATAAGCTCCTTGAGCATGTCAGAGCGAACGCGGACAATCTTGGAACTGTAAATGTAATTCAGGATTTCCTCAAAGATTTCCGCCTTTATGAAATTCAACTCAATCACCTGTCCAGCCACCGAGAAAAGTTGGTGGAAATAAGTACTCGACGCCGACAATATGTTTTTGTGCGCTCGAAATTTACGGTCCTGTATAATTATGGTGACGTCGCAGAACAATCCGTTACTTCGTTGTCTATTCATCGACTTCAGCACCGTTCCTGAATATCGGGTGTCAGTTGCAGAGATCAGCTTTAGGCCCGACATCCCTGTGGGGTGAAGACAAGAGCAACGAATAAATGCATTCACTTGACAGTCTTTTATATCAATATACAAAAATGTCCTCCATCCCAGGTCTTACAGTTCCTTTACTGCCCTATTAGCTGTAAATTGCAAATCACCTTTCACTTCTTGTTGGATGACCTCATCATGCATTCATAGTAGCTCATTGTTTTAAAGGCAGAGGGAGTCAGCAAGCTACCCATTATGCTGGCTGTTGGGGTGAATAAAATAGTTGGTAAACTAGCTACATTGCTAGCTAACTAACGAGCTAAAGCCATAATTAGTCAATAAAAGTCCAGGTCTGTACAAATATTgttgggggaggagagagcgaaAACCAATATCATTGTTTGTAACTTGCCatcaagctaacgttagctagttagcctAACACCATTCACAAATAGAAGGCCGGTCTACACAATAGTCTTGCATGCCAATCACATGTATTTTTCAAATAAAAAGCTATTATGGTAGTGATTTAAGGTAGCCTTGTACAATGTATTATTTTACATTAGGGAAATACGGCTTCATATTGATTGATTATATGAAGAGGATCTAGTTTAGCTAGCTATTAACATAGGTACGGATGTTCCCTTCCTGGTTCGCGGCCTTTTGGTGAGAGTTGATCTTCCATCATTACAAAATTATTGTATGGGGCCAATATACGATGTTGGTTTCTACAAGTAGCTAACACTTGGTATTTACCTGCAACGCCAAGCCGTATGATTGATGTTCTTTCCAAACGAAGTATCGGTAGATGGTTGTAGACAACAAAACGTCAATCTCCTTGTTACGGTCGGTGTGACCTACTGCTAGTTCATGCATG
This window of the Oncorhynchus keta strain PuntledgeMale-10-30-2019 chromosome 4, Oket_V2, whole genome shotgun sequence genome carries:
- the zbtb33 gene encoding transcriptional regulator Kaiso — protein: MSGLKLISATDTRYSGTVLKSMNRQRSNGLFCDVTIIIQDRKFRAHKNILSASSTYFHQLFSVAGQVIELNFIKAEIFEEILNYIYSSKIVRVRSDMLKELINAGQMLGVKFIANLGVPLSQVKGLPGLSKDAENNEVSSVDKNSTEPTMPIITESFSLSAEEFNQTDRSTDQDSDDDIMFVSKTDAIKKCKPSEIIDLDAPETEEASVTKPPGEARPTALTKDQEKTVKAAPHLNSSSQTLRDHSPLNIPMVSPDTSSNITSSPAVASSCSTSTMPARIGTFIPKLHSTSLPSETPAIIGIHKKQVTLAQKGNLKIKLSDVTSPGGFINEAGISIPQVAAAAKKTITLDKASELGSLSSGCKVYANIGENTYDIVPMKDDPGEGDSKNSRGAKRSLMATPLQPFNTSQLPQGASSKKKAKSEQEDHYELIMDGKTFFVCVVCKRPYVCLTSLRRHFNTHSWEKKYPCHYCDKVFALAEYRTKHEIHHTGERRYQCLLCNEMLINYQLLSTHCKQAHNQDPSGRKQKDVTDNNLYRLLPCKTVQFKTYSYETDGSDPGGVPIIQEDGSVQHINPGRGQPNPLPLQSTQGKMLNWDDIFVAPEAQPRPAAHAHRPGSHPIQPPPGSSEFEFVIPETY